One Oceanotoga teriensis genomic window, TTGAACCAAAAGAAAGTAAGAGCTATATTATGAGAAAAGTTTCTGGTCTGGATATTTATGAAAAAGGGTATTTTTATTCTGTGCAATCAAATGATTCTATTTTAAAGATTTCTAATAAAACTGGAATTTCTGTTCAAGTTTTGGTAGATAGAAATGAAGATATTGTTTATAGTAAATATTTGTATAAAGATCAAAAACTTTTTATTCCAGAAAAAAATGTGTTTTATTATAAAGTTAGAAGTAAAGATACTTTGAATATTTTGTCTAAATATTATTTTACAGATACGGCTAATATTAAATGGGATAATAGTAAAAAGTTTTTATATGTTGGTGAAATTATTGAAATCCCTGCAGAATCAATAGGTCTTTCTTATAATAGAAATCAGGAAATTGGATGGCCTGTTATAGGTGTTATTTCTTCTTTATATGGTTATAGAATACATCCAATATATAAGACGAGAAAGTTTCATAGTGGCCTTGATATAGCTGCTCCTGAAGGTATACCAGTTATGGCTTCTACTGAAGGTAAGGTTGTAGAGGTTGGCTATGATGAAGATGGATATGGAAGATATGTTAAAGTTTCTTATAATAATAGATTTTATATGTATGGACATATGAGCAAAATTTTAGTTCCTGAAGGATATTATTTGAATAAAGGTGAAACTTTGGGCCTTGTAGGCTCAACAGGGCTTTCGACAGGACCTCATGTCCATTTTGAAGTTAGATATTCTAATAATTCTACTATAGATCCTTTGAAAGTGTTAAAAAAGAATATGCAAGATACTTATTTAGTTAATAGTTCTGATTATAAGTACAATTCTGGTGGCGAATAATAATTGTCTAATTAGTTAATTTATTATTAAGTTATCTATGTTTCTTGACACTATTAATTTTATTATGCTATAATATACCGGAAATAATATAAATAAGAGGTGGATTAGTTATGAAAAATGGAATACATCCTGAAATGAAACTCATAACTGTTAAATGTGCTTGTGGTGCTGAACACAAGATTTATTCTACAGTTGATTCATTCAGATTGGATGTTTGCTCAGAATGTCACCCTTTCTATAAAGGTGAAGGTGCTGGACTACTTGATACTGAAGGAAGAATTCAGAAATTCAATAACAGATATAAAAACTTCCTCAAGAAGTAAAAAAATAGGGGAGATATTATCTCCCTTTGTTTTGTTTTAAATTTTTAATTATTATAGATAAAAGTATCCAGGCGATTGGGCCTTGCATTTCAAGAAAAAGCTTGAATATCCAATCGTCAAAATAATTGGACTTTTCGGAGGTGAACACCATAGCCTGGGCCCGGGCCGCGAAATTGCGAAATCACGACTTTGCAAGGTTCTCGTGAAAAATCATTAGAAGGGCAGGGGTATTTAAGTGAGCGAAAGTATTGCCCAAGGTTCTTTTGTTAACGCCAAAGTTGTTGATATCAAAAAATTTGGTGCTTTTGTAGAGATTGAATCAGGTGAAGAGGGATTTATTCATATTTCTAAGGTTTCTAAGAAATATGTTAAAGACGTGACTGACTTTTTAAAAGTAGGACAAGAGATTACAGGTAAAGTTATCGGTAAAACTAAAGATGGTAAATATGAGTTATCATTAAGGGAAGGCGACTCTAAATCTACAAGTGATGAAGGGGCAGCTAATTCAGAAAATTTTGAAAAGAAATTAACACGCTTTTTAAAAGATTCTGATAGAAAAATTTCTGAATACAGAAAACATTTAGATAAAAAAAGAAAGTCTAGAAGAAGATAATAATAAATTTATAGGGAGCTTATAGCTCCCTTTAAGTTTATTTAAATAGTTTTGTGATAAAATATATATATTAGATAATTGGGTGTGAGGAGGACAAGACTTGAGTAAGTTTAAAAGAATTAAAGGAACTCAGGATATTTATGGTGAAGATATAAAATATTGGGACTTTATAGAAAAAACTATGAAAAAAGTTTTTTTGAAATATGGGTTTAAAGAAATAAGAACACCAATTTTTGAGAGTACAGATCTTTTTAATAGAGGTGTTGGTGAGGGAACAGATATTGTTCAAAAAGAGATGTATACTTTTGAAGATAAAGGCGGTAGATCTATAACTTTAAGACCAGAAGGTACGGCTTCAGTTGTCAGAGCATATATTGAAAATTCTATGATTAATTTTGGTTCACCAATGAAATTATTTTATAATGGTCCTATGTTTAGATATGAAAAACCCCAAGCTGGTAGATTAAGACAATTTTATCAGATAGGTGCAGAAGTTTTTGGTACTGAATATCCTCTTTCTGATGCTGAAGTTATTTGTATGATAAATGATGCATTTAAAGAATTGGGATTAAATAATTATACTATTAGACTTAATTCTATAGGCAAAAAAGAAAGTCGTGAAGAGTATAAAAATATTTTAAAAAATTATTATTCTGATAAATTCGATGATTTGTGTGAAGATTGTAAAATAAGGTATGAAAATAATATTTTAAGATTACTTGACTGCAAAATAGATACAAATTATGCCAAAAATGCACCATCTATACTTGAGAGTTTAAATCATGAAGATAAAATGCATTTTGATAGTGTAAAAAAACATTTAGAAACTATGGATGTTCCTTTTATAGTTGATGATAAGATTGTTAGAGGTTTGGATTATTATACTCAGACTGTTTTTGAATTTATACATGAAGGTTTAGGTGCACAATCAACTTTAGCTGCTGGTGGAAGATATGATAATTTGGTTTCTGAAATAGGTGGTAATAGTACTCCAGCTATAGGTTTTGCTATGGGTATTGAAAGGCTTGTTATGGCTCTTAAATCTGAAAATATTATTATTGATGATTGTGAAGATATTGATGTATACATAGTTAATTCTGGTGAAAGTGCCGAATTTGAGGCTGTTAGAATAGCTAGAGAACTTAGAGATAAAGGTATTAAAACTTTTATGAATATTTCAAAAAGAGGTTTTTCTTCACAAATGAAACATGCAAATAAACTTAATGCAAGTTTTGCCGTTATTATAGGTGAAGATGAAATAGATAAAAATATAGTTACTTTTAAAGATATGGAAAGTGGAGAACAAATTCAAGTTGAAAGAGGTTGGTTTGTCAATTTGATACTTGAGAAACTTGCAAATAAATAGTGGAGTGGTTTTTATGTTATTATTGAGGCCTTTTATGGTGTTTATTGCAATGATTCTTTTTTATATTCCTCCTTTACAATTTATTGGAATAGCTTTATTGTTTTTTATTTATCATGTTTTAATAAAAAATCGTAATGAACATATAAAAAAGATGAAAGAAGTTTATAAAGTCAATAATTGGAATTTTCCTTTGGAAAAAGAAGGTAACCCTTTTTTATGGCTTTTCGTTTATATAGGATCTTTGATTGTGTTGTTTTATTTTAGCACTGAAGTTACCAATGAAGTTATGGCTTTGAGTTTAGAAGAACTTTCTCTTTATAATATTGAAAAATGGAAGTCTTTTTTGATCATTTTTTCATTTTTTACAATGTGGGTCTCTTATACTTTTATGATAAATAGAATCATTAAGGATCAATGGAAACTTCAAGAATCTGAATTAAATCATAATATTGTTAATAATAGAATTATAATTTTAAGAGAAGGCAGTATCGTAATGCTTTTTAGAGTTTTAACTCTAAATTTTTATGAATGGTTTGTTTTATTTTCTTTACTTAGAGAAACAGCTCTGCATTATTTTGAAGATGGAACTGCAACAGGCAATTATGAAAATCTAATTTCTGATAAAATAAAAATTAAAGATGTAGCTAAAAAAGAATCTCATGAAACTGATATTCAAGAAAATAGTGTTGAAAATATATATGAAAGAATAAAAAAAGATATTTCTTTTTTAAATGATAATGAAAAATATTCTAAAATATTTTATGAAGTAACCTCTCTTTCGAATGAAAAAGCCAAAGAACTTTTATATTTGCTTTTTAAAGATAATTGGATTTCTAAAGAAGAGTATGATAAAATAAATAATTTTATTTAATTGAGGGGGTTAAACCCCTCAATTTATATATAAGGGGGAATTTTTTTGAAAGTTCCATTATCATCACCAGATATTACGGATTTTGAAATTAATTTTGTTAATGATGTTTTAAAATCAAATCAATTGGCATTAGGCCCATATCTCAATATGTTCGAAGAAAAAATAAAAAAA contains:
- a CDS encoding M23 family metallopeptidase, with amino-acid sequence MKYNNFFVCLFFLIIPSIVFSNVYFFSNVIGEKEYFFDGENILLSIDKVSQYTDFDNVVKNDFLIVLQNDTDKYFIFPDNKIVVKNSNKTYYFSESDLIEKNQDFFISEKLLKELFGIEKTFKSNNYYFNFKDYNYVEPKESKSYIMRKVSGLDIYEKGYFYSVQSNDSILKISNKTGISVQVLVDRNEDIVYSKYLYKDQKLFIPEKNVFYYKVRSKDTLNILSKYYFTDTANIKWDNSKKFLYVGEIIEIPAESIGLSYNRNQEIGWPVIGVISSLYGYRIHPIYKTRKFHSGLDIAAPEGIPVMASTEGKVVEVGYDEDGYGRYVKVSYNNRFYMYGHMSKILVPEGYYLNKGETLGLVGSTGLSTGPHVHFEVRYSNNSTIDPLKVLKKNMQDTYLVNSSDYKYNSGGE
- the rpmE gene encoding 50S ribosomal protein L31, which gives rise to MKNGIHPEMKLITVKCACGAEHKIYSTVDSFRLDVCSECHPFYKGEGAGLLDTEGRIQKFNNRYKNFLKK
- a CDS encoding S1 RNA-binding domain-containing protein — protein: MSESIAQGSFVNAKVVDIKKFGAFVEIESGEEGFIHISKVSKKYVKDVTDFLKVGQEITGKVIGKTKDGKYELSLREGDSKSTSDEGAANSENFEKKLTRFLKDSDRKISEYRKHLDKKRKSRRR
- the hisS gene encoding histidine--tRNA ligase → MSKFKRIKGTQDIYGEDIKYWDFIEKTMKKVFLKYGFKEIRTPIFESTDLFNRGVGEGTDIVQKEMYTFEDKGGRSITLRPEGTASVVRAYIENSMINFGSPMKLFYNGPMFRYEKPQAGRLRQFYQIGAEVFGTEYPLSDAEVICMINDAFKELGLNNYTIRLNSIGKKESREEYKNILKNYYSDKFDDLCEDCKIRYENNILRLLDCKIDTNYAKNAPSILESLNHEDKMHFDSVKKHLETMDVPFIVDDKIVRGLDYYTQTVFEFIHEGLGAQSTLAAGGRYDNLVSEIGGNSTPAIGFAMGIERLVMALKSENIIIDDCEDIDVYIVNSGESAEFEAVRIARELRDKGIKTFMNISKRGFSSQMKHANKLNASFAVIIGEDEIDKNIVTFKDMESGEQIQVERGWFVNLILEKLANK